From a single Candidatus Binatia bacterium genomic region:
- a CDS encoding DedA family protein — MDSARATPYPGAVHHLAHHLASVEPLLAEYGYAAVFLAIFVEGFGIPAPGQTLLIAGALLAARGELSVTALLVVAVLASAAGNLVGFWLGRVGGRRILDKIGAGPRLERMEKLFQRRGGVLVAFGRFVDGTRQLAGIVAGSLDMPSGTFFAWNVLGAVAWAVTWSLGPVLLEEHLGQLAAVMHAYRRLFLLAGLVAVVLGVLWLRRGSTAHTT, encoded by the coding sequence TTGGACAGCGCGCGCGCGACGCCGTATCCCGGCGCCGTGCACCACCTCGCGCACCACCTGGCATCGGTCGAGCCGCTGCTTGCCGAGTACGGCTACGCAGCCGTGTTCCTCGCGATCTTCGTCGAGGGCTTCGGCATCCCGGCGCCCGGGCAGACGCTTCTGATCGCCGGCGCGCTGCTCGCCGCGCGCGGCGAGCTCTCGGTCACCGCCCTGCTCGTCGTCGCGGTGCTCGCGTCGGCGGCGGGGAACCTGGTCGGCTTCTGGCTCGGGCGCGTGGGCGGACGGCGCATCCTCGACAAGATCGGCGCGGGGCCACGTCTCGAGCGGATGGAGAAGCTCTTCCAGCGCCGCGGCGGGGTGCTGGTCGCCTTCGGACGCTTCGTCGACGGCACGCGGCAGCTCGCGGGGATCGTCGCCGGTTCGCTCGACATGCCGAGCGGCACGTTCTTCGCCTGGAACGTGCTCGGGGCGGTGGCGTGGGCCGTCACGTGGTCGCTCGGTCCGGTCCTGCTCGAAGAGCACCTCGGCCAGCTCGCCGCCGTGATGCACGCGTACCGACGGCTGTTCCTCCTTGCCGGGCTCGTGGCGGTCGTGCTCGGCGTGCTGTGGCTGCGCCGCGGCTCGACCGCACACACGACTTGA